A single region of the Undibacterium piscinae genome encodes:
- a CDS encoding CTP synthase has translation MTKFVFVTGGVVSSLGKGIAAASLAAILESRGLKVTMLKLDPYINVDPGTMSPFQHGEVFVTDDGAETDLDLGHYERFITAKMKKVNNFTTGQIYESVIRKERRGEYLGKTVQVIPHITNEIQDFIYRGANGYDVALVEIGGTVGDIESLPFLEAARQLSLRAGRNSAAFVHLTLVPYLASAGELKTKPTQHSVQKLREIGIFPDALLCRADRRIPDDERAKISLFSNVQEDAVISVWDADTIYKIPQMLHDQGLDRIVCDKLGLSPKPANLEMWDKLIYALENPKEEVTIGMVGKYVDLTESYKSLTEALRHAGIHTESRVNIEYVDSEEIEAHGTAALEKFDAILVPGGFGKRGVEGKIMAARYARENKIPYLGICLGMQVALIEYARNMAGLTMANSTEFDLETSQPVVALINEWQNHDGKVELRDENSDLGGTMRLGAQTCAIKPGTLAAEVYGNVVTERHRHRYEANNHYLGRVEEAGLIVSARTPTEDLCEIMELPRTGANAHPWYMGVQYHPEFKSTPRDGHPLFISFAKAAIAHKLANKKANGV, from the coding sequence ATGACCAAGTTTGTATTCGTTACCGGGGGCGTAGTCTCCTCATTAGGCAAAGGCATAGCTGCCGCCTCCCTCGCTGCGATCCTTGAATCGCGCGGCCTTAAAGTCACCATGCTCAAACTCGATCCGTATATCAACGTTGATCCGGGTACCATGAGTCCATTCCAACACGGCGAAGTATTCGTTACCGATGACGGCGCCGAAACCGATTTGGATCTTGGACACTATGAGCGTTTCATCACTGCCAAGATGAAAAAGGTGAATAATTTCACTACCGGCCAAATTTATGAATCAGTGATTCGTAAAGAGCGTCGTGGTGAATATCTGGGTAAGACTGTCCAGGTTATTCCTCATATCACCAATGAAATTCAAGATTTCATTTACCGTGGCGCCAATGGTTACGATGTGGCATTGGTCGAAATTGGCGGGACGGTTGGCGACATTGAATCCTTGCCTTTCCTGGAAGCCGCTCGTCAGTTAAGCCTGCGTGCCGGTCGCAATTCAGCGGCCTTCGTGCACCTGACCCTAGTGCCTTACCTGGCATCGGCTGGCGAATTGAAAACCAAGCCTACCCAGCACAGCGTACAAAAATTGCGTGAAATCGGGATTTTCCCAGACGCCTTATTGTGCCGTGCCGATCGTCGCATTCCGGATGATGAGCGCGCAAAAATTTCCTTGTTCTCCAACGTGCAGGAAGATGCGGTCATTTCCGTTTGGGATGCCGATACCATCTACAAGATTCCTCAGATGTTGCACGACCAGGGTCTCGATAGGATCGTTTGTGACAAGTTAGGACTGTCGCCTAAACCGGCCAATCTGGAAATGTGGGACAAACTGATTTACGCACTGGAAAATCCGAAGGAAGAAGTTACCATCGGTATGGTCGGTAAATACGTAGATCTGACCGAATCCTACAAATCGCTGACAGAAGCTTTGCGTCATGCCGGTATTCATACCGAAAGCCGCGTCAATATCGAATACGTAGATTCCGAAGAAATCGAAGCGCACGGAACGGCTGCATTAGAAAAATTTGATGCAATTCTGGTACCTGGTGGTTTCGGTAAGCGCGGCGTAGAAGGCAAGATCATGGCTGCCCGTTATGCGCGCGAAAACAAAATCCCTTATCTTGGCATTTGCCTCGGTATGCAGGTAGCATTGATCGAGTATGCCCGCAATATGGCAGGCTTGACGATGGCTAACTCCACTGAGTTTGATCTGGAAACTTCACAGCCTGTCGTTGCGCTGATCAATGAATGGCAAAACCATGACGGCAAGGTTGAGCTTCGCGATGAAAATTCCGATCTCGGCGGCACCATGCGTCTGGGCGCACAAACTTGCGCGATTAAACCAGGCACCTTGGCAGCGGAAGTTTACGGCAATGTCGTTACTGAGCGTCACCGTCATCGCTATGAAGCCAATAATCACTACCTCGGTCGCGTTGAAGAAGCCGGTTTGATCGTTTCTGCCCGTACACCGACTGAAGACCTGTGCGAAATCATGGAGTTGCCACGTACCGGCGCTAATGCGCACCCATGGTATATGGGCGTGCAATATCATCCGGAATTTAAGTCAACGCCACGTGACGGACATCCACTGTTCATCTCTTTTGCCAAAGCGGCAATCGCACATAAATTGGCAAATAAAAAAGCGAACGGGGTTTAA
- the kdsA gene encoding 3-deoxy-8-phosphooctulonate synthase encodes MKLCGFDVGLDQPFFLIAGPCVIESRQMAHDTAGALQEMTAALGIPFIYKSSFDKANRSSGTSFRGLGMEKGLEILADVKKQLNVPVLTDIHAIEEIKAVAAVVDVLQTPAFLCRQTDFIQACAQSGRPVNIKKGQFLAPHDMIHVIAKARAAAKEAGLPEDSFMACERGVSFGYNNLVSDMRSLAIMRETNCPIVFDATHSVQLPGGQGTSSGGQREFVPVLARAAVAVGVAGLFMETHPNPAQAMSDGPNAVPLGRMKELLSTLIDLDRVVKKNGFLESSFT; translated from the coding sequence ATGAAACTTTGCGGTTTTGATGTCGGTCTTGATCAGCCATTTTTTCTGATTGCAGGGCCTTGCGTTATCGAGTCGCGTCAAATGGCGCACGATACTGCAGGTGCCTTACAAGAAATGACCGCTGCATTGGGGATTCCGTTTATCTACAAATCTTCCTTTGATAAGGCCAATCGCTCGTCGGGCACGTCTTTTCGTGGCCTGGGCATGGAAAAAGGCCTGGAAATATTAGCTGACGTTAAAAAACAGCTCAATGTTCCGGTTTTGACCGATATTCACGCCATAGAAGAAATCAAAGCCGTTGCTGCAGTAGTCGATGTGCTGCAAACCCCGGCTTTTTTGTGTCGCCAGACGGATTTCATCCAGGCATGCGCCCAATCGGGCAGGCCAGTGAATATCAAGAAAGGCCAGTTCCTCGCACCGCACGACATGATTCATGTCATCGCCAAAGCGCGTGCGGCCGCCAAAGAAGCGGGTTTGCCGGAAGACAGTTTTATGGCCTGCGAGCGCGGCGTTTCTTTCGGATACAACAATCTGGTATCTGATATGCGTTCGCTCGCTATCATGCGCGAGACAAATTGCCCTATCGTATTTGATGCGACTCACTCAGTGCAATTGCCGGGCGGGCAGGGCACATCATCCGGCGGCCAGCGTGAGTTTGTCCCGGTACTGGCGCGCGCCGCTGTTGCGGTAGGTGTAGCTGGTTTGTTTATGGAAACACATCCGAATCCTGCGCAAGCCATGTCTGACGGGCCAAATGCCGTACCTCTAGGTCGCATGAAAGAATTGTTATCCACCTTGATCGATCTTGATCGTGTAGTTAAAAAGAATGGATTTCTGGAATCCAGCTTTACCTGA
- a CDS encoding DUF2219 family protein — MINSGFAQSALPSLVEYKQVSADGFSVLSVSIDNDSLLLKKDDGFYTSGIQIDVRKVRNAATSSVSYGWRIGQELYTASDIKLKPEQLSPSDHPYAGWLYGGVYKQAFDASGSGTYLGLDLGCLGPCAGGEWTQTNLHKVLDQPLPQAWNTQLKQEWGVVASGQWSPSRWVLASKADLSPRLKTRLGNIFTDASADLTLRVGQLNQLPEQAANYLYLRGEIKFIAYDATLQGGYFNNQDLGLHPKSSVGELELGYLWRSNSYGVSAAVLRRSSGIKEIPNTQGMQNFARLQFSATM; from the coding sequence ATGATAAACAGTGGTTTTGCGCAAAGTGCCTTACCCTCGCTGGTTGAATACAAACAAGTATCGGCAGACGGTTTTTCGGTGTTAAGTGTGAGTATAGATAATGATAGTTTGCTATTAAAAAAAGACGACGGCTTTTACACCAGCGGAATTCAGATTGACGTACGAAAAGTGCGCAATGCCGCAACTTCTTCTGTCAGTTATGGCTGGCGTATCGGTCAAGAATTATATACGGCATCAGATATTAAGCTAAAGCCAGAACAACTTTCTCCCTCGGATCATCCGTATGCAGGTTGGCTATATGGCGGCGTGTATAAGCAAGCGTTTGACGCTAGCGGCAGCGGCACCTATCTTGGTCTTGATCTCGGCTGTCTGGGACCTTGCGCCGGTGGCGAGTGGACCCAGACCAATTTACATAAAGTCCTGGATCAGCCTTTGCCGCAGGCATGGAATACACAATTAAAACAGGAGTGGGGTGTGGTCGCTTCCGGTCAGTGGAGTCCTTCGCGTTGGGTGCTCGCATCGAAGGCAGATCTGAGTCCTAGATTGAAAACCAGGCTGGGTAATATTTTTACTGATGCCAGCGCAGATCTTACGCTAAGGGTAGGGCAGTTAAATCAATTACCGGAACAAGCGGCAAATTATTTGTATTTGCGCGGCGAGATCAAATTTATCGCTTACGACGCGACCTTGCAAGGCGGCTATTTTAACAACCAGGATCTTGGCTTACATCCGAAAAGTTCGGTCGGCGAATTGGAGTTGGGCTATTTGTGGCGATCAAATTCCTATGGAGTGAGCGCGGCAGTGCTACGTCGCAGTTCTGGAATAAAGGAGATTCCGAATACGCAAGGAATGCAAAATTTTGCAAGATTACAATTCTCAGCGACGATGTAG